The following proteins come from a genomic window of Pocillopora verrucosa isolate sample1 chromosome 6, ASM3666991v2, whole genome shotgun sequence:
- the LOC136281688 gene encoding uncharacterized protein, with the protein MKETATINGPEGTVSSKTQESLVLLERGMEQLRDNVKNVNEDYLGDTDLRTLLTTQVENLHAVPQFKNETFTTLQYTQDFGTISKESLKRTTKWGAKYFTLEKSYYPVPKSSVELRDVDLMKPLPADNVDPNIEAAMKKLVDRYRPVKDGKKRINKRQSGSPAASCIFQCAIVY; encoded by the coding sequence atgaaagaaacggcAACAATAAATGGCCCTGAAGGAACTGTTTCCAGCAAAACACAGGAGTCATTGGTGCTTCTCGAAAGAGGTATGGAACAGCTACGAGATAACGTTAAGAATGTAAACGAGGACTATCTTGGTGACACTGACCTGCGTACGCTGCTAACAACTCAGGTGGAGAACCTTCATGCAGTCCCCCAATTCAAAAACGAGACTTTCACCACTCTTCAGTATACTCaagactttggaacaatttcaaaGGAATCTTTAAAGAGAACAACGAAGTGGGGTGCGAAGTACTTCACACTTGAGAAGTCTTATTATCCAGTGCCTAAATCCAGTGTGGAGTTACGGGACGTAGATTTGATGAAACCTCTTCCAGCTGATAACGTTGACCCCAACATTGAGGCAGCCATGAAGAAATTGGTTGACAGGTATCGACCTGTCAAGGACGGTAAGAAGCGAATCAACAAAAGACAAAGCGGGAGCCCTGCCGCCAGCTGTATATTCCAGTGCGCCATCGTGTACTAG
- the LOC136281690 gene encoding uncharacterized protein, protein MFTLIIIKQGDNFDPVRRICSMLQTLSVDLYYWMACMESASGRRVISKFGLNNHESQIFFLAPTSARPVLVERFSGQTLANINMGDIEDCIQQGQLALQNLKKKC, encoded by the exons atgtttacgcTAATTATCATAAAACAGGGCGATAATTTTGATCCTGTGCGAAG AATTTGTAGCATGCTCCAAACATTATCAGTTGATCTGTACTACTGGATGGCATGTATGGAGAGTGCAAGTGGGAGAAGAG TGATATCAAAGTTTGGCCTAAATAACCACGAGAGTCAGATTTTTTTCCTGGCACCAACCTCTGCCAGGCCAGTCCTGGTCGAACGTTTTTCAG GCCAGACCCTTGCCAACATCAACATGGGTGACATTGAAGATTGCATTCAGCAGGGCCAATTGGCCCTTcagaatttaaagaagaaatg TTAA